In Fragaria vesca subsp. vesca linkage group LG5, FraVesHawaii_1.0, whole genome shotgun sequence, the genomic stretch TAAGAGGACCAAAATCAGAGGACCAAAATCATTTCGTGATTTGCTTACTGTGAATAGAGTTTTGCAACAAACATGAAGCAGCTGAAAAAAGAGGTTTGTTGGAAAATGACAACAGCATCCGACAATGTTTGTTTGAAGCATCTGCAATTCGATTGCCATCAGCTTTGAGGAGATTATTTGTCACAATTTTGGTGTATAGTCAACCAACTGGTGTCCGTAGATTGTGGGACGAATTCCATCCTTTCATGGCCGAAGACTACTCTAATTCGAGGGGGATGGACGACAGTTCTGTCAGAAACAGACTGCTTCAACATCTAAACAGAATGCTAGAACAATTTGATAAGAGCATTAGAGACTTTGATCTACCAGAAATGACAGCTGAGCAAGAAGATGGTCTACGAGTGCCGAGCTGTATTGAAGATGAACATTCTATTAATGTCCCTCAAGAAGATATTGATGCAATTGGTCGACTCAACAATGACCAAATGATGGCATTTAACACCATACTGGATGCGGTCGTGAGAAGAGAAAGTGCATTATTTTTTGTTGATGGTCCTGGAGGAACTGGGAAGACGTACCTATACCGTGCATTGTTGGCAAAGTTAAGAAGCATGAATCATATAGTCCTGGCAACTGCATCATCCGGAATAGCAGCAACTATCTTGCCCGGCGGGAGAATAGCTCACTCTAGATTCAAGATCCCACTTGATGTAAAAGATCCGACATCCATGTGTTCCATAGAAAAACAGTCTCCACTGGCACAATTGGTACGAGATTCCACTGCAATCATCTGGGATGAGGCACCTATGACAAATAGACACGCCTTTGAAGCACTTGATAGAACTTTCTGTGACATAATGGGCGTAGAAATTCCATTCGGTGGAAAAATAATGATTTTCGGGGGAGATTTTCGTCAAGTCCTTCCTGTTGTTCCTAAAGGAACAAGGTCTCAACTAATTGAAGCCTCCATTGTGAAATCAGCATTTTGGGCACAAGTAAGGATATTGAGATTGAGACAAAATATGAGATCCATAAATGACCCCCAATTTGCAGAGTTTCTACTTCGTGTTGGTGATGGGAGTGAACATGTCATCGATGACGAAATGATAAGATTACCGGAATGCATGTGATTCCTTGGGAAAGCGNNNNNNNNNNNNNNNNNNNNNNNNNNNNNNNNNNNNNNNNNNNNNNNNNNNNNNNNNNNNNNNNNNNNNNNNNNNNNNNNNNNNNNNNNNNNNNNNNNNNNNNNNNNNNNNNNNNNNNNNNNNNNNNNNNNNNNNNNNNNNNNNNNNNNNNNNNNNNNNNNNNNNNNNNNNNNNNNNNNNNNNNNNNNNNNNNNNNNNNNNNNNNNNNNNNNNNNNNNNNNNNNNNNNNNNNNNNNNNNNNNNNNNNNNNNNNNNNNNNNNNNNNNNNNNNNNNNNNNNNNNNNNNNNNNNNNNNNNNNNNNNNNNNNNNNNNNNNNNNNNNNNNNNNNNNNNNNNNNNNNNNNNNNNNNNNNNNNNNNNNNNNNNNNNNNNNNNNNNNNNNNNNNNNNNNNNNNNNNNNNNNNNNNNNNNNNNNNNNNNNNNNNNNNNNNNNNNNNNNNNNNNNNNNNNNNNNNNNNNNNNNNNNNNNNNNNNNNNNNNNNNNNNNNNNNNNNNNNNNNNNNNNNNNNNNNNNNNNNNNNNNNNNNNNNNNNNNNNNNNNNNNNNNNNNNNNNNNNNNNNNNNNNNNNNNNNNNNNNNNNNNNNNNNNNNNNNNNNNNNNNNNNNNNNNNNNNNNNNNNNNNNNNNNNNNNNNNNNNNNNNNNNNNNNNNNNNNNNNNNNNNNNNNNNNNNNNNNNNNNNNNNNNNNNNNNNNNNNNNNNNNNNNNNNNNNNNNNNNNNNNNNNNNNNNNNNNNNNNNNNNNNNNNNNNNNNNNNNNNNNNNNNNNNNNNNNNNNNNNNNNNNNNNNNNNNNNNNNNNNNNNNNNNNNNNNNNNNNNNNNNNNNNNNNNNNNNNNNNNNNNNNNNNNNNNNNNNNNNNNNNNNNNNNNNNNNNNNNNNNNNNNNNNNNNNNNNNNNNNNNNNNNNNNNNNNNNNNNNNNNNNNNNNNNNNNNNNNNNNNNNNNNNNNNNNNNNNNNNNNNNNNNNNNNNNNNNNNNNNTTTAAAGACAATATGTTTTTTTTTCATGGTAGTACCGATAATAATTAGTCTTATTAAACATGTCTACCCTTCTGTTAGTGCATGCCATATAAATTGTACATATTTTAGTAGACCAATGAATGTTTCTGTATAAGTAATATGTTTTTTTTTTTTTTCAAGTCAAGAATATGGTTGTAGGCATATGCAAAATTGAAATATATTTGCATTTTATAAGAGTTAGGGAATGTGTAACATTCTTATTTCCCATATGACACATAATGAGGTAAAAATGAATGACTGAATATACATATGCAAAACATATTTCATGAGGAAAAAAAACATACGCACGCGCGAGCGCGGCCCTTCCACACGCGCATCGCGCGTGCAGGAAGGCTAGTATTCTAACTTATGCTACAGTCCAAACAAATGTGGCTTTTTATTAGATTGCCACATCTCTAGAGCGCACATACCCAATATTTGTGGGTGTAATGTGGCAATTTGGCTTGCCCACACATATGTGTGGCATTTTAGGCTAATTTTCCCACACACACAATATGTGGGTGTTGATCTAAATTGTAGTGGTGTCAATCCCCCTAATTCTGCAACCGTTGCAACAAATTGCTTAGGCCTTACATCCTCAAACACGTTGGCGTCCCACCGTGTCGCCGACCGACAAACCATCACAGGTAGCTGAACTTTCTAGCTAGCTAGACTAATCGTCTCCATCAGAGATCAAAGTTGCCGAAAAGCCCAGCCACACCGCACCACAACCACACAAACCGAACCACAGAATCTCACCGCCTTCTCTAGTGCCTAGAACCAACTGACAAGATTCCCAACAACGTCGTTGTTGTGTCTAGTCGACAAAACACCGAAGCCGGCCACTCTAGACCCACCAATCCGGCCCAGACCGCATTGACCCCAAATGTGGTTGTTGTCGTTGTTGGACCCAAATTCTTCACCATTGACTTCAATGAACGCCCGAAGCTAGAAGCAATTAGAGCGGCTCCTCTCATCGCAATAGCATGACCACCACCAAGGAAACCCCGCGCCGCCACTATAGTCACAACAACATCACGATCATCGCCCTTACCGAAGGAAGAGCATTGCAGCCAAATCAAAACCCAAAAATTTGAAGCAGAGATGGTTTGATTACCTCGGAGACACTCCATAAATTACACACTCCATTGACTTGATTGTCATCAGAGGTCTGTTTTTTTTTTTTTCCTTTATGAATATATATTTGCCCACGAAAATGAAGTTTTACATAAATAATTAAGATACAAGAGCTCCAACAACTTAGTCATTGATAGAAGTCACCTGATTGAGTTTTTAAATAGATTGGAAAACAATTATTGCCAACGACTAAATAGTGAGACGATTTGGGTACCCATCTATCTTCACACCGTAGAATTTCACTCATAATTCACCTAACAAGTTAGGCATGAAAGGAATCTAGCTAGATGCCAGTTTGAACTTTGAAGAGAAATGTTGGAATAAGATGCAACATACTTACTAGTATTTAGAATATAATTTCTTTCATATTGTATGTGATTGCCCGATAATTGTGCAAGACTGATAAAGATTCCATGAGGAGATCTTTGTTGTAAAAACAAATTAGATCATCTGGAAAATTCCAACTCATAATTTGTCATAACCAACAGATTGATTAGGATGGCTACCTAGTTTTTGATCCAGCTCTTGAATCTCATCACCCCGTTACCATCATCATAGACTTTATATAATGACATCGAATAAAGTTTTATAATGTGAAAACGTACTTTCATAGGCATGTCCCCATCTCAATTAGGAGAAAAACTGATTATATTTATTTATTTAGAAGCATGGTTGACGGCTGAGATGACAAGTTGTACTTGTATACTTGAGCCTAGGCTCTTGAGTGAAAATTAAATTTAACTACTGATTCTTCGAGATCCACCGCATTTTATAATTGTGAGCGAGTGAGTTCTCTTTTGATTTCACTCGGGAATCCTTCACTCGTGTACACTTTCAACTTGCGCATCATTTCACTTGTGTACGTTTCAACGGCGTTGGCTGCTATAAACCGACACCAACTTCGACCCGTGGACGGCCTCGAAGCCGACGTCAAGCCGAGTAACAAAATGAAAGTTTGGCTGAGTTTAACCGGGGGGCAGAGTAGTCTTATACCATTGCAAGTGCGCAATTTCATCTGCACTTGCACGGTTAAAGTTTCGTACGAAAAGGCAGATGAAGTTGGGGTAGGAGAGATGAAAACAGATCTGGTGAAGAAGCTTGGACGCTCGAAAGAGCTCGCACATGAAAAATCCACCCGGTTTCTTTGTCTCCGGTCACCTCGAAGCGTGGCTCCGGCTGACCGGCGCGATCTGACTTGTCTCTCGAGGAAGATTTCCCAATTTCCCATATCGATCAATATTTGAAAGAAAAAGAGCAAAACCGCCGGAAACAATAGCCTTGAACACCTACCAAAATCCAGAATGTTATCGGGGCGTTCGCGATCCGGGTCGTCATTTTGAGCGAACCCAAGTGGCGAAGGTTGTTGACTTGATACTGTCCACGACTCCTTGTGTTAAAAGTCCCCGAACAACTGTTAGTGTTTGTGTAGCTGCAGATTTGGGTTTGAAAAGCAATCTTTGATTTGCTGGAAGGATTAACAAATCTATATTGGATCTGTGGGATAATCATCTCCTTCACCGCATCATCTCAAAAGAATAAAAACATCTTCCTTTATTATTTCTGTCTAGTAATTTACATGTTTATCCTCTATAAATAATGAGGTTGATGTAGTATGTTAATTGGGGGTACTTCAATCCTAATCTATAATTGTTAGGAGTTCTATATATCATTTGTGGTAATTCATTTGTTATTTTTTCATAATCCTATTTATTATATGTAATTTATTTTAATTAACAGTTAGATAATATATCCCGGCGTAACCGCATATCCTCAACCTTAATTAAAATTTTACCGTCTGAGATACTTATGTTAATTAAATAGGTCTACTGAAAACAATAGACCCTATTTCAGATTTGTTAGGTTCCCTATTGAATCGGCCAACTGTATTTCAATCTCATTTTTTACATCAAACGCGGTTAACCGGCATCGTGCGAAACCCTATTTTTCATGTGAAATAGAGTGTGACTAGAGCAGTGAAATACGGCTAGGGTTGAAAAATCACAGACTTCCGGTAACGTTTAATTTCTGGTAAAATATGTCAACCGTAATTATGCTTAACCCAGAGTCTAACCACCGGAGGGTTAATTTAACAAGATTTTTTCATGGGTTCATAAATCTCCTATATACAAACTCTAGGTTCCAAAACGGGAAAAAATGGGGTTTCGCACGATGCTGGTCAACCACATTTCGTGTAAAAAATGAGTTGAATTAATGTTGACTGACTCATGGGGGCATAACGAATCCGAAACGGGTTGAATTTTTTTCCAGAGACGTATTTAATTTCCATGACCACATCGGACGGTGAAATTTTGTTTTCACATATTTATGACCTCGGATTGCCACGTGCTTACTGAAGATGTTTAATTTGTTTAGTCGGTTATATACAATTGTACATCATTTTGAACCAACTATACATAAGAAGGAAAATTTTGGCAAATCTTGTAAAATACGATGTGACCGGAACAGTGAAATACGGCTAGGGTTGAAAAATCATAAACTTCCGGTAACGTTTAATTTCTGGTAAAATCTGTCAACCGTAATTATACCAGTTTACCGCGTTTCGTGTAAAAATAAGGTTGAATTAATGTTGACTGATTAGATTGGGGGACGTAACAAATCCGAAATGTGGGTGAATTTTTTCAATAAACCTATTTAATTAGCATGACCATATCGGACGATGAAGTTTTTGTTTTCATATATTAGCTAATTTTAATTAAATAAATTACTTCTAATAAATCATTTTTACATGACCACTCCTTATAGAAACACTATGAAAACCACTTTATTAACAAAGGATAAAGAGATAAAAATAACATAAAATTAGCATTAGTCTGAAAGTAATAAAAAATAATCTTTCTCCAAAGTATGATACGGAAGAGGATAATTCAATAAACAAAAAAAACAAAAACAAAAAAAGAGGGAAAAATGGGAGGATAAACACAAACCGCTTTCATTTCCCAAACAATGAACAACATCGCTTCGTGTTCCTCATCAACTCTTGACAACCGAAGCAACCGAAGCAGCCCCAATCAGTGCAACCCATGAAGTGCTTGACCCAGAAGCCGATGTTTCATCCCAAACCCTCTGTGGGATTTGTGTTGAAGCCAAAGAGAGTGACCAGATGTTCTCAAATGAAAGCTGTGCTCACTCCTTCTGTTTGGGTTCCTTAGATCACAACAATTTCTTCCAAACTTTTCCTCTTCATACTGGATTAGTCTAACGGATTTAGGCCTTGGCAAGAGGGAACGCTGGGTTTAGCGATCCGGGTCGCGAACGCACCCCGATTGGATTCGTCCGTTCCGGAACGGAAATCGCTGGGCAGTTGGGCGTTTCCGGTCACACTCGAGATCGATTTCCATACCAACATATTAGGGGATATGCCAACCAAATTCAGGCGACCTGTATATACCGTCCTACCCTTTATCACTGACCAGACGGACACATTTTCACATTTCACGGACAACTAACGGACCGACTCGACGGCTCCGACGTGTGGACGACAGACCGCCACGGCAGCAAAACAGCGCGCCAGCCGTGTAGTCCAATTAGCCGTCGGTTAAAAGCAGCCCACTCCCGTTTCAACTTGCTCATCTTAGACAAATTGTTTTCGAATTCCTCATTCACTTTAGTCAGCTCTCTTGATGGAGTATACAAGCTCACTTTCTTATATCTCGGCTGAGACATCCGGATAGCCTGGGGTCTCAAATTTTTTTAAAAATAAATAAATACAAGCTCACTTTTATGCGTGTTTCATTGTTTAAATCGATTAACAAAAATTTAGATTAAATATCCTCTCCGAACATGAAAATTCTGGTTTTATCAAGCTGTTACTAATACCCACATTTTTGTGTTGGGTTTGTTTCTTTAGAGGGCAACCCGTTAAAAATCGTGGAACCGAAATTAACATTTTAAAGAGAGGATCATCTTAAACTTTGAAAAGTAAGAACATATTCAGCATATTTTTTGATATTCAAAACCACTCATAACTCTTTACCTACACACATGAATTCTACAAAACCTAGCCAAATTCAAAAACGTTTAACCATCTGTTTGGACTTGTATCAGTAGCTCATATGCTCCTCTATCTGCCTGTCTGAGTGATCATCAGATATGTGCTTCATAGCAATAGACTCCAACACGAACCTAACTAATAACTGATAGAAATAAGTTAAGTTAATAACAATGCCAATTACTGCTCTTGTATCTCCCATCATCAGTCCATCCCAACAAACTACCGACTCCTTCCACCTTGGGACAACTTCTTTCTTCTTTTCTTTACAGCCTTTGGCACTTTGTGTTTCCTAGCTTCCCTCTTCTCTTCTTTGTCTTTCTTCTTGTTCTCTTTTCTGGCAACTTTAATTTTTTACCAAGAGGTTCCTCGCCCTTGATTTCAGATGAGGAGTATGAATCTATTATATTGATGAGTTTTCTTCGTCACTACCAGAGTCTGATTCAGTCTCAGATGCAGATGGTGGGACGCAAGAAAGAGCCTGCCTTAGTCCTGTGATTGTTTTATAGTACATGTCTTCAGTGTCCTCGCCACTAGTTAACCGTAGTACATCTTCTTCAACGTATCATTACCTGGTTTAGTGTACTTGGAATGTATGCCTGCAAAAAAAATAAAATAAAATAAAATAAAATTGCATGCAAGCAGTTAATCTCACAAGTCTATCTGTTTATAATTGTGGATTTATAAAAACAGTTAGTGTTGTCACCTGCACAAATACAGATTCTGCAATTTCATCTGTCACAGATGTATCCTCCTCTGTCCGCAATTTTTTGATGTACCTGAAATCAAAGCCACTTGAATCAGCGGCCGTGCCGAAGTCTGCTCTGATTTGACAGGAAAAAGATGGGATCAAACCTCATCCAAATAACTGTCCACTGCTTCCTCAGCAATACTTGGATCAACTTTAAAATCAAACAGCTCCCTGACTGTCATAACTGCTACACCACGTTTTTTGAAGAAAGCCTGTGTCACCTGTGTGGCACCAAATGATTCATAAGCTCATAGTCACTGAATGCATTACTCGTTCATTTTGAAGACAATGAAAAAATATAGCAGATGACTTTGGTAAAAACTTACAGAAACATGGACACAATCTTGACATAGGAATTCATTGGCATCAGAGTGGGAAATCTCAACTGCTTGATAAACATCAATGATGTACAGGTGCCCCTGCCATAAAGATATGAGGAATTAATAAAATTGCATGCTGCACTGTGCAAGATTTCAAGAGTTCATTGCAATACTAACCTCAAAGTAAAGTATGTGAATTCACTGAGGTCGGTATGCACAAGCTTGGCCTTCTGATATAACATTCGCATGGCAATTAATATCTGCTGACAAACAATACGAGTCATTCCAGTAGTAAATATATAGAACAATCAAAAAACAAAACCCTTGTTTTACAAAGCACACAAAAATTTGATGTTAAAGCGCTTCTCTATGTTGCTATTGAAAACATTAAGACAAGTATGGTTCCTCAAACAGCCATCAAATGGAAGTTGTCACATTGTTGCTCATGCCAATATCCAACCTACCTTCCCACTCCTAGCAATGAAATAGCAGAAACTAACAATTATTATACAACTCTAACCAAACAGCTAGCTACCGAGGTTCTGTTTGAATCCAAACAAAGAAACCTTTGCGTAATTAGTAGTAATTGAGAAAGAAAAAAAAAAAAAAAACTAAAAAGAATGTGTGTACCTCTAAAGGTGAAACTCGGATTCGAGCTGAATATTTCTGATACCTATTAGAGAGAGGCTGAAGGGTTGAGTTGTTAGGACGATGAAGACCTCCATGAGCATTGGGACGTCTACAATTGATTGGGAAAGAACCTTGTGCTTCGTCATCGTAATCAAAATACACTCCTCGCACTTGGACATGGAGCCTGATCCTCCATTTGGCACTCGAATTAGGGTTTAGAGCTTGACTAGTTGCTCAACCAATCTCATATGTAGAATCATGCCCATCCTAGTTCGGCCCAACTAGCAAAAATTCTCTTCCTTTTTTTATTTTGTATATTTCTTTTAAAAAGTGAATTGCATTTCCTAACAAACTCACGGAATGATGAAATTCCCTTCACGTATATTTCCTAGCAAACAAAAATGAAAGTCCCAATTGTGCATGTCCGCACAGATCAAACTCCTATATTTATCAGGAATTTTCTCTTGCTTTTGACATGGGAGTATTTTAAGCTGGTCAGAAGGCCTCGCATACTCGTTCAGGATTCTGCAAACAACATTCATAATTTCAACAGTTAACTACTGGCTATCATCTGGATTTACATTTTTCTTTTTAAATTGCACTTCACGGTTGTACATAACGATTGTAAATTCTCATTCTAGTTCCAACACAAACAAGTCGGAGAGCATACTAGCCAGCAAACATTGTGCAATGTAAGAATTTCAATGCGAAATCAAAGCAGAACGTACATGTTCGTACAGTGAACAATGAGAACCAAGCAACTACTCGCATCCTGCTTTGATCGTGCACTGAAATTTCACATCACATAAAACCATAATAGGCAATATGTCAGCAGTTTAAGCAAAAGGGGCATGTGTAAGTAAACAATATTATGTATGCTATGTTCGGAAACAAGATGAAATCGGCACATGTGACTGGCACTTATTACACTGCTGTAACAGGTCACATTACATGCTGAGATTTAGGGTAACATATTTCAAAGGATTAACAAATTTGACATGTGATTTATCCTCTCTTTTTCTTCCCCAAACTTGAACATCTGGCTCAGTGTGTCACTCTCAAAAGTTTGGTCTAACATTGAGATGAGATGCGAGTTTCTGACCCAAAGATTTGTCGGCCTGCATTGTCAATACCAGCATATAGCATCAGAACAACATGACTCCTTCAATCTAATACCAACTCTCATATTCTTGTATAGTATGATGTTCAACTCTATAAATTCGATGTGATACTTAGCAAAAGGACTCACCTGAGACCAATATGAGATCCAAATGCTGCGAATCTCATGGGTGCAACGTGGGTCGGATAGGGCGTCTACCCACCTGCGGATATACCGTTCTTGCCTGAAATGGAGGAAATATAAGGATGTAACGTCTACCAAGGAAGTACATATATTTATGTCATTATTTGTACAGACATCATATGGAAAGGTACCTGTCTGGTGCAAAAGATCTGTATCTTTCTCCAGCTTGCTTGAAGTTGTTCTCCTTCTCAATGATGCTCTGCATGACCAACAAAGACAGTATAAACACTTTAATCACAGATGTGTACAACTCGAAAACACTACAACAAGGAGTAATATGTTGTGGGGTTTCTCAGAAGTCATGGGATTCTCAAGAGAGAATATGTTTACTGAAGTACAAAGCTGTGCCATGTGTTGAAGCAAATCTCAAAAAGTCTAGATATGATTTCTATTAGACTAAAAAGATAAAGATACCACCTGTGCTGCTGGAATACTAGAAAAAAAAAAAAAAAAAAAAAAAAAGAAAAGGGAAAAGAAAGCCAAAAATTTGATTTGTATGCAGAGGACACTGTAACAGGGAAATCGGAGAACTCATATTCAATAATAAAAACTGACCTTCTCACGTCTTCCGGTGTAGACAGCAGAAGGAATGGGGTGGCTCTCAGCATGACGAACAGGGTCAAACCTTGAAGGGAAGTAATTAACCTAAAATGTAACGATAGAACCTCGAATAAGAGCAAATTGAGGTGAATAAAGAAGCATAGAATTAGAGTAACATCTCAGCTTCTTCAGCAATGGGAGTGTACAGCAACAACAGCATCCATTGAGAAAAAGGATGTTAAGCAAATTCAAACTGGAAGAAGGGATCAGTAATAACAAAGTACCTCTTCATCCCTGTGCATGAAATTCATCAATCCCTCATGGTGATTGTTGTGGTGAGCAGACTTGGGAGCATTAACTGGGAGCTGCAGATAGTTTGGGCCAAGACGGTGCCTCTGAGTATCGGCATATGAGAAGATCCGAGTTTGGAGCAACTTATCATCTGAATAATAGACACCAGGGACAATAAGGGCAGGGCAGAATGCAAGTTGTTCATTCTCTGCAAAGAAGTTGTCGATGTTCCTATTCAGAACCAAACGGCCAACTGGCTGCAGGGGGAGAATATCCTCAGGCCAAGTCTTGGTCACATCAAGCGGATCAAAGTCAAATTTGTCCTCATGGTCAGGATCAATTGTCTGAATGTAAAGTTTCCACTCAGGGTAGTTCCCAGCAGCAATTGAGTCATAGAGATCTTGGGTAGCATGGCTATGATTAGATCCTCCAACCTTAATAGCCTCTTCATCCAATAAACACTTGACTCCACATGTGGGCTTCCAGTGAAATTTCACGTAGTATGCCTTCCCAGTCTTACTGATAAGAGTGTATGTATTAACACCAGAACCTTCCATATGCCTGTAATCTTGTGGAATTCCCAGGTCATCAAATAGGAAGGTGAACATGTGCAGACTTTCTGGATGGTGGGAAAAGAAGTCAAGGATCCTCCAATTCTCTTGGATGTGAGACTTTGGATTAGGCTTGAGAGCATGGACCATGTCTGGGAATTTCATTCCATCACGGACGAAG encodes the following:
- the LOC101294275 gene encoding DNA repair and recombination protein pif1, mitochondrial-like, which codes for MAEDYSNSRGMDDSSVRNRLLQHLNRMLEQFDKSIRDFDLPEMTAEQEDGLRVPSCIEDEHSINVPQEDIDAIGRLNNDQMMAFNTILDAVVRRESALFFVDGPGGTGKTYLYRALLAKLRSMNHIVLATASSGIAATILPGGRIAHSRFKIPLDVKDPTSMCSIEKQSPLAQLVRDSTAIIWDEAPMTNRHAFEALDRTFCDIMGVEIPFGGKIMIFGGDFRQVLPVVPKGTRSQLIEASIVKSAFWAQVRILRLRQNMRSINDPQFAEFLLRVGDGSEHVIDDEMIRLPECM
- the LOC101298322 gene encoding catalase-like gives rise to the protein MDPYKYRPSSAYDSPFWTTNSGAPVWNNNSSLTIGARGPILLEDYHLVEKLANFDRERIPERVVHARGASAKGFFEVTHDISHLTCADFLRAPGVQTPVIVRFSTVIHERGSPETLRDPRGFAVKFYTREGNFDLVGNNFPVFFVRDGMKFPDMVHALKPNPKSHIQENWRILDFFSHHPESLHMFTFLFDDLGIPQDYRHMEGSGVNTYTLISKTGKAYYVKFHWKPTCGVKCLLDEEAIKVGGSNHSHATQDLYDSIAAGNYPEWKLYIQTIDPDHEDKFDFDPLDVTKTWPEDILPLQPVGRLVLNRNIDNFFAENEQLAFCPALIVPGVYYSDDKLLQTRIFSYADTQRHRLGPNYLQLPVNAPKSAHHNNHHEGLMNFMHRDEEVNYFPSRFDPVRHAESHPIPSAVYTGRREKSIIEKENNFKQAGERYRSFAPDRQERYIRRWVDALSDPRCTHEIRSIWISYWSQADKSLGQKLASHLNVRPNF